GGCGAACCTTGCGTGCGACGGGGCGGCTCTCCTTGCTGCGCCGGCCGAGATGAGCGGCGCGCAGGGAGTGCGCCAGCAGCGCGATCCGGTCGATGTGGAGCTGGATGAGGTCTTCGATCGTCATGGTGATCTCCTTCATTTCGATGACGGAGATCGGCCCGGGCAAGTCGCGCATCGGGTCAAGGACCGCGGAACGCGGCCGCAGGGCGGCGAGTGGGGGAGCCGATTTTCTGACGCCGCCTTCTGGGCGGTGGCTGAAAATTGGGGGGACCGCTCGTCCTTGAGGCGATGGAAGCGGCCCGTAAAATGGGTCGGCAGAGTGAATGCAACCACGGCGCCGCCAGGCGCCGTGTCCGCATCCGGCGACCAGCCGGTCCCGCTGCCCTCGCCGCTTTCCGACGGTCCCATGCTCACGCCGCCGGTGCCGCGCCGCGAGAGGATCGTCACCCGAATGGGCGGAGACCGCGTGCGGGCTCCGTGAGCGGAGCGAGTAGAGCCGTCCGCCGCAGGCGGCTCGCCCAACCGGATCGCGAGGTTTCGCCGCGGCGCACGGAGAACCGTTTCCACGCGACGAATGGGTCGAGAATGGCTTCAAGGCGCCCGAGAACGCCGTCGAGGGCTAGATGCCGGGGGGCGATGACGGCACGGCCAAGGCACCCCTACGTGGTTGGAGCGAACGCATCGATGCCGGTCAACGCGGCGGACAACCGCCAGAGTCGAGCCGCCTGTTCCGGATCGACGGCGTGGCGGCGCACACCGACGAAGGAAGGCTCGACTCCCTCGTCGAGAGGCGCAACATCGCAGTCTTCGCAATATACACCACCTAGCCCACTCAGCTGAGGCGATGTCGCTGCCCAGACCTGCGTTGCGGCTCCCTGCTGGGGCGTCTTGAAGGTCGGGTCGGCGGGGTTGCCGTTGGTGTCGAGCCAACCGGCCGCGATCATCTCGTCCTTGGTCAAATGCCGTTGAAGCGGCGTGAAGATCTTGCCGGGGTGCAGGGAAAAGGCACGCACGCCGGAACCGCGCCCGAGTGCATCAAGCCGCACGGCGAACAAGGCATTGGCGGTCTTCGACTGCCCATAGGCCAGCCATTTGTCGTACCCCCGCGTGAACTGCACATCGTCCCACCGGATCCCCGAATTGTGGTGTCCAGCGGACGAGACCGACACGATCCGCGCGCCGCCCGCAAGCGCCGGCCAGAGCAAATTGACGAGGGCATAGTGGCCGAGGTGATTGGTCGCGAACTGGGCCTCCCATCCCGGTCCGAGCCGCGTTTCGGGACACGCCATGATGCCGGCGCTGTTGATGACGATATCGGCGTGACGACCGGACGCAAGGAAGCGCCCCGCGAAGGCGCGTACACTGTCCTGGTTTCCAAGATCGAGTTCATCGATCTCAACGCTTGGCATCTCGCCGAGGGTCTCCCGCGCGACGGCCGGCCGTCGCGCCGCGACGAGGACATGCGCGCCGCCACGGGCGAGCGCGCGCGTCGTCTCCAGGCCGAGACCGGAATGGCCGCCGGTGACAATGGCGAGCTTCCCAGTCATATCCTGGCCGGCCAGGACCTCCTCGGCCGTCGTCGCGGCGCCGAAGCCCGAGTGGATGGGAGTCTGCAGGCTGGGCATTGGAAACCTCCAAATGGGTCGGACGCGGGCGGCTGCTTTCGTCGACAAGAAGTACAGGCATGTGCTCGGCACGATCCATGCGCTAGGGTGCGCCATTCTTTGTTGATCGTACGGAACTTGGCCTTGGACCCTCTTTCCGATGTGCTCTCGCTGCTGAAGCCACGGAGCTATATTTCCGCCGGCCTCGATGCCGGCGGCGAGTGGTCGCTCGGTTTTCCCGCCCATGAGGGGATCAAGTTCAACGCCGTGATGCGCGGCGCCTGCTGGTTGTCGGTCGAGGGCGATCCAGAAACGGTGCGACTGGTCGAGGGTGACTGCTTTCTTCTGACGCGCGGCCGTCCCTTCGTACTGGCCTCGGACCCGTCGCTCGATCCGGCTGATTCCCAGCCGGTCTACGAGGCCGCCCGGCACGGGATCGCGACGTGCAACGGGGGCGGCGATTTCTTTCTCGTCGGCGGACGGTTTGCTTTCTCGGGCGATCACGCGAGCATGCTCTTTGGTGCCCTGCCGCCGATCGTGCGTGTGCGGAAAGCGTCCAACCAGGCGACCGTGCTGCGTTGGTCGCTGGAGCTGCTGGCATCCGAATTGCGCGACCGTGAGCCTGGCGGCGCGCTGGTGACGGAGCATCTCGCCCACATCATGCTGGTACAGGCCCTGCGCCTCTACTTGGCGAACCCGGCCGATATAGGCGTCGGATGGTTCTTCGCCCTCTCCAATCGGCAGGTTGGCGCCGCGGTGAGCGCCATGCACGCCGATCCGGCCCATCGATGGACACTGGGAGACCTGGGGCGCCTGGCGGGGATGTCTCGGACAACCTTCGCCCAGAAGTTCAAGCAGCTAATCGGCATGACGCCGATGGAATATCTCGCACGATGGCGAATGCTTGTCGCAGCCGAGCGGCTGCGCAACTCGGACGAAACTGTCGCCTCGATTGCGTTTTCACTCGGATACCAGTCCGAGGCCGCGTTCAGCACAGCGTTCAAGAGGACAATGGCCAGCACGCCGATGCAGTATCGGCGTGGGCGGCCGTACACGCGTGCGAGCGGATAGATCGCGACGGGTTTTATCGCCGACGATTGAGCCTTCTCGCGGAAGAGGAGAATGCATCATCGGAATGAATCGGTCGCCCCTCATCGATTCATGAAAGTCGTTGGACGCCGCTTCCGGAGGAAGGGAGACTCCGGCCATGGAGAAGTTGGAAACGGGTCCGGTTCATCTTCACCGCATCGATCCGTCGCGGAACATGCGGCGGTTCTATACGCTCGCGATCCAGCCGACGCTGTTCGGCGGGGCGACGGTCATCCGCAACTGGGGCAGGATCGGGACGAACGGCCAGTCGATGATGGAGACCTTCGATCAGCCTGAGGAGGCTGTGGGCGCGTTCTCGCGCCTAGCCCGGACGAAACGACGTCGCGGCTATGGCGACGCCGGCGTCAACGGAAACGGCTGACCTCGGTGAAGGCTTTCCAGCGGGCGATGAACTCGCGCAGCAGCGGCAGGAAGAAGGCCTTGCTGAAGCGGCCGATCGGCGGCTCGGGCTCGAGATAGAAGGACCGACCGACAAGATCGGTGTTGAATTCGTCGAGGATGATCCAGAGGCGCAGATCGGTGTCCAGCCCGGCACGGCGCTTTTCGATGGCCGGGATCTCGGAAAAGAATCGTGATGCTTCCGGTTCCTTGGTGGTGATCGGAAAGAAGAGCACCAGATCACCGTCCGGGCGGACGATGCGCACGCCGACAGCGACGGGCCGGTCCTTGCGGCCCTCGGTCTCGCCGGCACGTGCCTGCCGCGCCCACAGATAGGGATAGCGGATAACGGTCGCGGTCTGGATGTCGTCGAAGCTCATGGCTTTCCGGCCTCATCCTCCCGCGCATAGGCGTCGACGGCGTTCTCGAACTCTGCGAGAAGGCTGTCGGGCATCGTCTCGATGGTCCCCGCCGAGCGCGCGTCCGACTGGCGCATCAGCCGCTCATAGTCCTCGATGTTGAGGAGCACGAGGCGCGGCTTGTTGCGCTGGGTGATCGTCACCGGCCGGCGGAGCGCCTCGGCGATGATATCGCCGGACTTCCGGGAAAGCTCGCTCGTGGAATAGGACCCACCTGAACGCGGCATAGCGGCCTCCTGTAATTGCTGCCTTTGCTGTCATATACAGCATTCACAGCAACTGTGCAACGGCGGTCCGTCCGAAGCGCCGTCGCCGGGCCGGCAGCGCTTCGGACAACGCGACATGGCGAAAGCCTCCCTACAAGGGAGGCTCGCCGCTCAGCAGACCCTCCAGCTCGGCCCAGATGAGCTCGCACTCCGCGAGAGCCTTTTCCAGCTCGGCCTCGATCTCGCACCGCTCCACGGCGTCGACGGCGTTTCGCAGCTCGGCGCGCAGTTCCTCGATGTGCTGATCGATCGACATTGGTCGTCTCCTTGATGTTGGTGAAAGACGACACCGGCGGTCATGGCGGGCCGGAGGGGTCAAGGAGCGCGAAGCGACCGGCGGAGCCGGCGAGTGGGGGAGCCGAAATGCGCAGCATTTTGGGGGCACCGCTCGTCCTTGAGGCCTTCGGTCCGGCATGGCATCCTCGGACGAACTGAGCAGACATCCCCGCTCCCGGTTGTGCACCCGACAGACCGGAAGCAGGCTCGATGCCTGCTTCCGGCTGCGACACCGTGGGAGCCGGCTAGAGCACGTCGTCCGCGATGCCGAGGGCCGCGAGGCGAGCGTGGTCCTCGATCGGCACCACTTCGTAGTCATCGGACATCCAGGCGTAATCGCCGTTCCAGACATCGCCGAGCTCGGCCCATGTTCCGTCAGGCCAAACCGCGATGTCGTCACGGTGGTGCGCCTTTGCGCCTGTGAGATTTGTGGTGGTGGTCATGTGTGTCCTCCTGGCTGTGGCCGTTCGTCGCCGAAAAGGCTGAAGGCCCCGCCTTGCGGCGGAGCCCTCTGGTCGGAGGCTCAGTCCCGGTTCGGGCGGGACCAGATCAGCTGGAGGCCTTCCTCGCCTTCCACCTCGATCAGGGTGGCGTAGATCGGGGCGGGGAAGGACGGGTCGTCGAGCTTGACGGAGAGGTAGTCGCGCTCGGTCTCCTTCGCGGTCTTCTGCCAGGCGGCGCCGAACTCCACGTTGCGGCTGTCGAGGATGCGGAAGTCGGGGGCCTTGTCGGAGGTGCGCTCGGCGCGAACGATCTTGGCCTTGACGTTGAGGTTGAGGGTCTTGATGGCGCCGGTGAAGCCGTTGCCGGTGGAGGTGAAGGTGCCGATGGAAGCCATTGTCTCATTCCCTTGGTTTTCTCGGGCCGCGCCCACCGCGACCTCGATGGCGGTCGACAGACCGGAGGCGATCGACCCGCACCCGAAGGGCCGGAATGAAATGGAGGGCGGCCGCGGCTGGCTTTTTTGCCTCGCGATGCAAAGCCGGCTTGCCGGCGGCGGAAAAAAGCCCGACGCGGGCGTTGCGGGGATAAGAGCGAGACGAGCGTAGCGAGATCGGCCTTCGGTCAGACCAGCTACATCGAGGACGCAGGTGGGTGTGCCCGTCGCGAAGACAACCGGAATGAAGACAGGCGTTTGCCTTGGCCGTTCAGCTCAGGCGACGGCGCCGGCCCGCTCACGACCTCGCCCACGACAAGGCCCGTGACGCCAGGACCAACTACCTCGCCACGACGGCAACCCGACATCCACCCGTCCGCTTGCAACCAATGCGGCAGCAAAGCGCCGGGGAAGTCCGCTGCAGGAGCTCGCGCGACGTCCCTATCAAGCACAACGTCCACCCCCTCGGAGCGACCATCGTCACAGCTCGAAGGTGGGGGCAGCGGGACCAGCGATCCGGCGCCGCCGGCGACGAGCCCCACGAGGGCGGGTCACAAGGCGGGGCCTTCAGCCTCTTACCCCGGACGGCCGCGCCAGCGTCAGACACCACACATGCCCTCACACTCATTGGGCCAAAGATCGAGCTGGCCATGATCGGCTTCAATCGAGAGATCGGCCTCATCAAGCGGCAGGGCGGAGCGATGGAGATAGACCTCCCCGCGAATCCCGCGCAGGCCGCTGCGGATGGCACGGTCGATCGCGACGGCGTCGCCCCAAGCGTCGGGATCATGGTCGCGGATGCGCCTCCACGCGGCGTTGCTGTGGAACGGGCAGCCGATGCACGAGCTCTTCGGCGGAATCGGATAGTCGTGCCGCCGGAGCCAGGCGAGGCAATCCTGCCGGCTCATGCGCCGCTCGATCAAGGGCCAGCGGTTGACCTGCCACGGCTCGAAGCTCGGCTTGATGCGCACGGCCTCGTCGGTCGAAATGCCGATCCATTGCTCGGCGACGGCAAACGGGGGCGACCTTTTTCGGGTCAGGCCGAGCAGTTCGCGGACCTTCCTGCGGATCGGCGCGATCTTGTAGTCGCCGGTGCATTGACGGCGGATCATCCCGATCTCCACCCGGCCGCCGCGCTGGATCACGCGGGTGAATGCCGGGATCGAGGCCCAGCGCTCGCCGCGCGATGCATCGAGGAGATTTTCGCGGATGTTTCCGGCGGAGACGATGTGAACCGGGAAGGGCAGGACGTTCGGCGACATCAGCCAGCGCAGATGCTCGTAGACCGATGCCGGCTCCCAGCCGGTATCGGCGAATATGGCAAGGTCCGGCATCGGCCCGACGATGCCGTGCGCCGCCATCAGCGCCAAGGTCGTGGATTGGACTCCGGCCCCGAGGCTGAGCACACGGAGCCGGATGGGGGATGGCGCACAGCCATCCCCTTCGACGGTTGGTGCGCGGAACATCAGGCCGCCTCCTGCACCGTCTCGGCCTGCGGCTGCAATCCATGCAGGAAGGTGACGGCTCGCTGTGCGTGGGCGGCGGCAGAGAAGATCGCCCGCTTGTCGTTGGCCAGGACCTTCAGCCAGCTTCCGAGATAGGCGGCGTGGTCGAGCCTGGGCTCGAGCTCCGGGACGATACCGAGATCGGCACAGAGGAGCGCCGAGCCAATCTCGGCCACGAGTTCTTCGCGCGCCCTCTCGCTGCGATCCTTCGCGTAGCGGCTGAAATCGCGGCCGACGCGGCGCGGATCCGCCGTCCAGTGCACCGATTCATGGCTGAGAACCGCCACATACGACGCCGCATCGCGAAACGTCTCGAACGGCGGCATCTGGATGTGGTCGGTCGACGGCGAATAGAATGCCGCCGAGCCCCCGTGGCGGATCACGGCGCCAGTATGCGCAAAGAAACGGTCGGCGTGCTCGATCCGCGCCATCGGATCGAGAACGGGCGGCGGCGCGAGATAGAAATTCGCCGGCAGGTCCTCGATCTGGTCGACGTTGAAGACGCTGTAGGTCTTCAGGAACGGGATATCCCGCTCCACCTCCCCGCCGTGAGCGTCCGTCTCGGTCTTCGTGAAACGACTGGCGTAGATGACGATCGAGCCGGATTCGCCCTTGCGAACATGGCCACCGAGCTCGACCGCCTGTTTGAAGGTCATCCAGGTCGGCGAGGCGAAGCCCCGCGCCATGGCCTCCGACCACAGCAGCAGCACGTTCATGCCGGAATACGGCTCTCCGGTATGACGCAGCGGGCGGGTGATCCGGCCGGTCGCATTTGCCGCGCTCCATGGCCGGATCCACGGTCGCACGCCCTTTTCGAGATCGGCGACAATCCGCTCGGTAATCCTGGCGTAGATGTCGCCGCGCTCGCCAATCTCTTTCCTGCTCATTTTCCTGAACCTCCGTTGTGGAGGCCGCGCCGATCGCGGCCCCGTCACGGGGTCCGGTTGCCGGGGGAACAGGCGAGACCGCGCACCCGGAGGCGCCCGACCGCAGGGCGAGGCGCGACGGGCCGCAACGAAGTGGAGGACGGCGAAGCCGTTGCGCTGACCGCCGGCCCCGGCAGGACCTCCTTCCAGGACGGGACGCGCACGGCGCGCTCTCCTGCCATTCCTCTTCCTTCCGCGATCGACTGAGCTTTGGTTGCGACATGCGAAAAGGCCGGCGCCTGGAGGGGCCGGCCTGGTCTCATTCAAGCGATGGGATGGGCGGAGCCGAAGCTCCGCCCGGGCGGCTCAACCGAGAGCCGCCATCTGGAGCTCGGCCGCCTTGCGGTCGACGCTCTGGCCGGCATTCTCGACCGGCCGTTCGAAGGGCTTCCAGCGCTCGCCGACGACCTGCTCGTAGGCAGCGACGGCGCCCTCCGCCGCCATGCACAGCACGTGGGCCTGGAGCCCCATGTCGGCCGCGAATTCGCGCTTGCGCTGCGCAGCGCTCGAGAAGCCGACCGGGCCGTCGAGATCCTCGTCGCGGGCGTCATTGGCGAGCTTGGCGGTCGCGTCGCGGGCTTCGGTGACCGCGCGGGAATAGAACTGGCCGGCTCCGTGGGCGGATCCGACATAGGCACCGACGATGCGCTGGAGATGGATCTGCATCGCCCGCTCGCTGAGCCCTTCGCCAAGGCTGTCGGCCGTCTCGACGATCAGTCGCAGGTGGAGCTCCCGGATTCCGTCGCTGTCGGGGACCGGAAGCCCGAAGCTTTCGGAGATGAGGATGGTCTGGTGGGCGTCGGGGCAAGCCAGCCGAACCATTTCGAGCGTGGTGCCCTTGCGGAGTTGGACGACGCGGGCGGACTGGCGGGGCGCGCGAGCGGTCTTGGTCATGTGAAGTTCCTTTCCTTCGGTTTCTCCTCGGGGCTAGGGCCGGCCCTTGCCGGTCATCCCTTCGGGTGCGGTCGAGAGAAACCGGCGAAAGGCGGATGCTTCAGGGTCCGGAGACGGCGAGGCGAGCGAAGCGGGCCTGCGGACAAGCAGGGCTTTCAGCCCTCGCGCGGGACGCGGGTCCGCTTTGCCGAGCCTGACGGGTCCGGCCGCCAGGCGGCGCGGAACGCGGCCTTGAAGCGGCCGGCCGCCGGTTTACGACCGCAGCAAAACCCGAGGGGATGACCGGCAGGGACCTGTGCCCGGGCTTCGAAACCGATATGGGAAGGCCGACATGACCCGCTACCGCGGACCTGCTTTCCCGGTCGGCCAGGACCAGGTGCAGGCGAAGAGATCGGCCGGAGAGCCCCCGCGCAGCGCTCCACATCCGAACGCCATGGCCGTCTGTGACAGCGATTTGGAGAGAGCCACACAGCGATCGTCGAGATGGACGGCAAACGGCGAATGCGAGACAGGCGAGGATCCGCTGCAAGCAGACGGACCGTTAGAGACAGCCCGGAGGCGGGCGTCACACCGCTTCGGTTGCCTTCGCCCACACGTCCGGCCGCCACTGCTGGATGACGTCCTCGATCTCGGTCCGGTAGGCCTCGGGGTACTCCGCCACAGGTCGGCCGGCGACATAGGCAAAGACCGTCGCCATGTCATGGGCGATGGCCTCGTCGACGGCGAAGAGGTCCGCGATGTCGAAGCCGCCGAGATCGACCGCGTTCCACCAGGCGAGGATGAAGCCGGCGACACGGCGCGACTGCCCGGTGTCGCTGCGGGCGATGCTGAGGAGCCGCTCGAACGCGGCGCGCGTCGTCTCATCCATGATGGAGTTTCCTATGACTCCGGAAGGTTAGCTCAAGCTCGATCCGCGTGCACGCTCAATGCTGCAACCGGACGGCCCAGCCGGCGGGTTCTCACGAGAGCGCCTCGATCTCGTCGCGGCGCTCGAAGGTGAGGCGTTCGACATGCTCGCGGAAGAGCCGCTCATCCGCCGGCGTCCACCCGGCCCGACAGCGCCTCGAAGGCCGGGCTTTTGCCTTTGCGGTGTTGGTCTTGCGTTCCGCACGGTACTCGATCTGCCGCTCGATGCGCGCGATCTGGCGGCGGACCTCGGAGCCGGCCGGGGGATTCATGACGAACTCCGTCGGGCCCGGCTCCGTGAACATCCCGCCGGCCATGCCGGAAACGGGCTGGTGTCCGGTGCATAGGAGGCGGGCAACACGACCGGGGTGATCGAGGATGCGAGATCCTCGCCAGCAATCGCCCAGTCGACCAGCGGGGATCGCCCGCCGGCATTCTGCCGCATGGCATCGCTGAGGATGTCATGAAGAGCCGCATCGATGGCGACGCGTGGCTCCGGCCCCGCCTCGACCAGCAGATGAACGGCGACCAGGTACGTGGTCATGGCCGATCCTCCCTGCGGAGCAGCGGGTGCGCCGACGGCGACCGGATCGACAGCAGGACCGCCTGCCTCCAGGCGTCTGTGCCGGAATAGTGGCGGCACAGCTAGGGGTGCCAGACGACGAGAAGATTCTCGTCGTCGTCGTGGGCGGCCTTCCATCCGAAGGCGGAAGCGATGATTTTCCAGGGCATCGCCGCCTCCTATCGGGTCCAGCCGAGGAAGCTCGACGGGCCGGAATAGATCCGATGGCGATCCTCATCGATGACGAAGCCGAAGGGGCCACTTCGGTACTCTTCCGACGGGACGAGGAAGCGACGCTCCTTGATGCCAGGGCCACGTCGACCGCCCAGCGTCGCGACGATTTCGACCATGCCTTTCTCGTTGTTCGAGGTGATGTCCGAGATCACGATCCAGTCGCCGGCGTGCTTCTGCTCGAATGCCCGGCGATCCTTCTCGCGGGATTGGCCGGGGGCGAGGATGGTCCCGAAGATCCCCTCCCATGCCTCCGGCCAGCTGTCCTTGATCGTCTGCTCGGCGCAGCGCCGCTCGAAGGCGGTGAACAGCTGCGGGAAGGTGATGGCGACGATCGCCCAGGCTTCATCTTCCTCGTACCAGCCGCCCTCGGCACGAAGCATGGGATGGACCATGCGGTTGCGCGCCGCCGAGAGGTGGATGCCTCCATGACCGGCCGTGGAATGGAAGACGACATCCTCGGCATAGAGGGTCGCGCCCTGCGACGGGCCCCAGGGCGTGCTTGCCGTCGCGCGGATCTCGCGGCGGCGCAGCGCAGGCTTCTCGCGCTGATGCTCGGCGTTCTCCATGACCTTCGCGCGAAAGGCCGCCTCATCGGCGAGTTCGCCGGAATGACCGTAGAAATCGGCGCGCACCCATTGCTCCATGGGGCGGCCGATGCGCCAGCCACTCGCGAGAGTGAAACGTCCGTCGCGCGAGGGCAGCATGGCGAACGCGGTGTCGGCCACGCGGGCGACGGCAAAGCCGTCGGCGCTGTGGCCGAACGCCACTTCCGGAAATCCGGTGGTGGGGTCGGCAGCTTCGTTCGGAGACGCCAGCATGGTCATGCGACGATCCTCCCCTCGACGATGTCGGCGCCGACCTCGTCGGCGGTGACCTCCTCGAGCACGGCGCGCGGATAGCCATGACGGGAGAGCCACTCTTCGGCAGCCTGCCGATGCGCAGCGAGATGGACGAGCTCGGCGCCGGGGCCGGCGCGGTCGAAGATTCGCACCGCGCCGATGGCCGGGCGCTCGAGGATCGTGAAGTGGAGCTTCGAGTCGATCGAGAACGTCCGGTGGACGCGCATCGCGATGACGC
The DNA window shown above is from Ancylobacter sp. IITR112 and carries:
- a CDS encoding SDR family NAD(P)-dependent oxidoreductase codes for the protein MPSLQTPIHSGFGAATTAEEVLAGQDMTGKLAIVTGGHSGLGLETTRALARGGAHVLVAARRPAVARETLGEMPSVEIDELDLGNQDSVRAFAGRFLASGRHADIVINSAGIMACPETRLGPGWEAQFATNHLGHYALVNLLWPALAGGARIVSVSSAGHHNSGIRWDDVQFTRGYDKWLAYGQSKTANALFAVRLDALGRGSGVRAFSLHPGKIFTPLQRHLTKDEMIAAGWLDTNGNPADPTFKTPQQGAATQVWAATSPQLSGLGGVYCEDCDVAPLDEGVEPSFVGVRRHAVDPEQAARLWRLSAALTGIDAFAPTT
- a CDS encoding ArdC family protein — its product is MSRKEIGERGDIYARITERIVADLEKGVRPWIRPWSAANATGRITRPLRHTGEPYSGMNVLLLWSEAMARGFASPTWMTFKQAVELGGHVRKGESGSIVIYASRFTKTETDAHGGEVERDIPFLKTYSVFNVDQIEDLPANFYLAPPPVLDPMARIEHADRFFAHTGAVIRHGGSAAFYSPSTDHIQMPPFETFRDAASYVAVLSHESVHWTADPRRVGRDFSRYAKDRSERAREELVAEIGSALLCADLGIVPELEPRLDHAAYLGSWLKVLANDKRAIFSAAAHAQRAVTFLHGLQPQAETVQEAA
- a CDS encoding DUF736 domain-containing protein, yielding MASIGTFTSTGNGFTGAIKTLNLNVKAKIVRAERTSDKAPDFRILDSRNVEFGAAWQKTAKETERDYLSVKLDDPSFPAPIYATLIEVEGEEGLQLIWSRPNRD
- a CDS encoding type II toxin-antitoxin system prevent-host-death family antitoxin; the protein is MPRSGGSYSTSELSRKSGDIIAEALRRPVTITQRNKPRLVLLNIEDYERLMRQSDARSAGTIETMPDSLLAEFENAVDAYAREDEAGKP
- a CDS encoding AraC family transcriptional regulator, with the translated sequence MDPLSDVLSLLKPRSYISAGLDAGGEWSLGFPAHEGIKFNAVMRGACWLSVEGDPETVRLVEGDCFLLTRGRPFVLASDPSLDPADSQPVYEAARHGIATCNGGGDFFLVGGRFAFSGDHASMLFGALPPIVRVRKASNQATVLRWSLELLASELRDREPGGALVTEHLAHIMLVQALRLYLANPADIGVGWFFALSNRQVGAAVSAMHADPAHRWTLGDLGRLAGMSRTTFAQKFKQLIGMTPMEYLARWRMLVAAERLRNSDETVASIAFSLGYQSEAAFSTAFKRTMASTPMQYRRGRPYTRASG
- a CDS encoding WGR domain-containing protein, with product MEKLETGPVHLHRIDPSRNMRRFYTLAIQPTLFGGATVIRNWGRIGTNGQSMMETFDQPEEAVGAFSRLARTKRRRGYGDAGVNGNG